In one window of Tumebacillus algifaecis DNA:
- the lspA gene encoding signal peptidase II, giving the protein MNKNLLVFWLSASFVFAFDRVTKVWAERTLTLGEKVPGIDGWYEWSLFYNPGAAGGIFSGHLEFLITVSALAVIALVGFMVKGRHDRNLWLQIGLGLMLGGALGNLFDRVFYQHVIDFINPIGESHIFNIADKGIHWGLYLCLLGLWLSRRKLNKAAQASAPEQQRLEQ; this is encoded by the coding sequence ATGAACAAGAACCTTCTGGTGTTTTGGCTGTCCGCTTCCTTCGTCTTTGCTTTCGACCGAGTGACTAAAGTATGGGCGGAACGCACCTTGACGCTTGGCGAAAAGGTGCCTGGTATCGACGGCTGGTATGAGTGGTCACTCTTTTATAATCCAGGTGCTGCAGGCGGGATTTTCAGCGGGCATCTTGAATTTTTGATCACCGTTTCTGCACTGGCGGTGATCGCGCTGGTCGGGTTTATGGTCAAAGGTCGTCACGATCGCAACCTGTGGCTGCAGATCGGCTTGGGGCTGATGCTTGGCGGAGCGCTTGGCAACCTGTTTGACCGCGTGTTTTATCAGCATGTGATCGATTTTATCAACCCGATCGGTGAATCGCATATCTTCAACATTGCCGATAAAGGGATTCACTGGGGATTGTACCTCTGCTTGCTCGGATTGTGGCTTTCTCGGCGCAAGTTGAACAAAGCGGCACAAGCGAGCGCGCCCGAGCAGCAAAGATTGGAGCAATAG
- a CDS encoding GNAT family N-acetyltransferase encodes MAIRTEQITTEEQYGLALEIRMIVFVQEQNVPSEIEVDEYENEAIHVLAYDEAGRPVATGRIRPYTDGAGKMERIAVRKEGRGKGYGAAIMHKLEEIGREQGFVKFILEAQTHAETFYEKLGYANISDEPFLDAGIWHVRMVKQA; translated from the coding sequence ATGGCAATCCGCACCGAACAGATTACAACAGAAGAACAATACGGACTTGCGCTGGAGATTCGAATGATCGTGTTCGTTCAAGAGCAAAACGTGCCGTCGGAGATCGAGGTGGATGAATATGAGAATGAAGCGATCCACGTGCTGGCCTATGATGAAGCTGGCCGTCCGGTGGCGACGGGCCGCATTCGACCGTACACGGACGGGGCGGGCAAGATGGAGCGCATCGCCGTGAGGAAAGAGGGGCGGGGCAAAGGATACGGGGCTGCCATCATGCATAAACTTGAAGAAATCGGGCGTGAGCAGGGATTTGTCAAGTTTATTTTGGAAGCGCAGACGCACGCAGAGACCTTTTATGAGAAACTCGGCTATGCCAACATCTCAGATGAACCGTTTTTAGATGCAGGTATCTGGCATGTGCGCATGGTCAAACAAGCATAG